The following proteins are encoded in a genomic region of Paenibacillus sp. FSL H3-0469:
- a CDS encoding helix-turn-helix domain-containing protein, whose protein sequence is MAKLTGNDDNIQYICKLIYEAYRVPVLWLNEGAVPRLALAQAALERPSIQGTGGLPVEVMELVHVRRGAQGGSISLDSDGPLREAADGTAAPAAPSLPHLHTTGFLESFIILRLPGTGGAIVTGPALNAPVTGDNAASLLRDHNIPPGQQASWLEYYGSLPVISRKRWYHAALLLYTLVTGQALSVTKLLLAADTLTEPLHPADDSPDLDLSYRREHTWLHHDPMQEREMFRHITNGDKAGLLRTHASFAEESYGRLSRKSELRSKKNLAVSSITLATRAAIEGGLFWEIAYTLSDFHIQHIEELRDIPAVDRAMLAALCDFADQVAGSRSARHSRISDRCRNFIFNHLYEELPLSRLAQYAGLNASYLSQLFKKETGTAISDYIQQQRIEEAKRLIELPGITLSDIATRLHFNDQSYFTKVFKKYTGLTPRQFKQHSK, encoded by the coding sequence ATGGCGAAGCTAACTGGGAATGACGATAATATACAGTACATCTGCAAGCTGATCTACGAAGCTTACCGGGTCCCGGTCTTGTGGCTGAATGAAGGGGCTGTGCCCCGTCTAGCCCTGGCACAGGCTGCCTTGGAACGCCCTTCCATTCAGGGAACGGGCGGCCTGCCGGTTGAGGTGATGGAGCTTGTCCATGTGCGTCGAGGAGCGCAGGGCGGTTCTATCAGCTTGGATTCGGACGGGCCGCTTAGAGAGGCGGCGGACGGAACGGCTGCTCCGGCCGCGCCATCGTTACCGCATCTGCACACAACCGGCTTCCTGGAGAGTTTCATTATTCTCCGGCTTCCCGGTACAGGCGGGGCCATCGTCACCGGCCCGGCGCTGAACGCACCTGTTACCGGTGATAACGCAGCCAGCCTGCTGCGCGACCACAACATCCCGCCCGGGCAGCAGGCAAGCTGGCTGGAGTACTACGGCAGCCTGCCTGTGATCAGCCGGAAGCGCTGGTATCATGCGGCGCTGCTGCTCTACACGCTAGTCACCGGGCAGGCGTTGTCCGTAACGAAGCTGCTGCTGGCGGCGGATACGCTGACGGAACCGCTGCATCCGGCAGACGACAGCCCGGATCTGGATTTGTCCTACCGCCGCGAGCATACGTGGCTGCACCACGACCCCATGCAGGAACGCGAAATGTTCCGCCATATTACGAACGGGGACAAGGCGGGGCTGCTGCGGACCCATGCTTCTTTTGCCGAGGAGAGCTACGGAAGGTTGTCCCGGAAAAGCGAGCTGCGCAGCAAAAAAAACCTGGCCGTCTCCTCCATCACCCTGGCTACCCGCGCAGCAATTGAAGGCGGGCTGTTCTGGGAGATCGCCTATACGCTCAGCGACTTCCATATCCAGCATATTGAAGAACTTCGCGATATTCCTGCGGTGGACCGGGCCATGCTGGCCGCGCTCTGCGACTTCGCCGATCAGGTAGCGGGCAGCCGCAGCGCAAGACATTCGCGAATCTCCGACCGGTGCCGGAATTTTATTTTCAATCATCTGTATGAAGAACTTCCGCTCAGCAGGCTGGCTCAATACGCCGGACTGAATGCCAGTTATCTGTCCCAGCTGTTCAAAAAAGAAACCGGCACCGCCATCAGCGACTACATTCAGCAGCAGCGGATTGAAGAAGCCAAGCGTCTAATCGAGCTGCCCGGCATTACGCTGTCGGACATCGCTACCCGTCTGCATTTTAACGACCAGAGCTATTTTACCAAGGTATTCAAGAAGTATACCGGTCTCACCCCGAGACAATTCAAGCAGCATTCCAAATAG
- a CDS encoding MFS transporter, which translates to MLKNGVFRRLWCTQTLSSVGDEIRNWAILFWIFAEADQAVFYRTALLFAQMLPVFIMAPLAGTWVDRRDPKKVLQATLVIRALMSFVLAGLIWFEQVPLLLVMLAFTCTVQQFFQPAISKLTVTAVDHEDYGTASSSVKTIDTLISLAGPAIGAFVYQWWGASTSLVADGFCFILGSLCILNLKARRTPLADLSDPAPATSFWMDVLEGFRYILSSPLTKRLFIMLSVMGVCTGAINLLNIYFVVNELHLDQNYLAWASTAGGIGMFGGALGLNLLGARFKNYIHINIWGAGVMTVGLLLLTLSFGSWSMLLSRVVIGIGISLLSITLSTLLMTYVPEHLLGRVGSVFEGGPLATNMVSYVFFGWLYLYTGARLIFGISFMLFCMAFLLALSLQSLISPSRRVHAEQQEFIGHS; encoded by the coding sequence ATGCTGAAGAACGGCGTATTTCGCCGCTTATGGTGCACGCAGACTTTATCCTCTGTAGGCGATGAGATCCGCAATTGGGCCATCCTGTTTTGGATATTTGCAGAGGCGGATCAAGCCGTCTTTTACCGGACGGCTCTTCTGTTTGCCCAGATGCTTCCTGTCTTCATCATGGCCCCTCTGGCCGGAACATGGGTAGACCGCCGGGATCCTAAGAAAGTGCTGCAGGCGACGCTCGTCATCCGGGCCTTAATGTCGTTTGTGCTAGCCGGATTAATATGGTTCGAGCAGGTTCCTCTGTTGCTGGTTATGTTGGCCTTTACCTGCACGGTCCAACAATTTTTCCAGCCCGCCATCAGTAAATTGACGGTCACAGCCGTGGATCATGAAGATTACGGAACAGCCAGTTCTTCGGTGAAGACGATAGATACGTTAATCAGTCTTGCCGGGCCTGCTATTGGAGCGTTTGTCTACCAATGGTGGGGAGCCTCCACTTCGTTGGTTGCGGACGGCTTTTGCTTTATCCTGGGCAGCCTGTGCATTCTGAATTTAAAGGCTAGACGTACCCCCTTGGCGGATCTCTCAGATCCCGCTCCTGCAACCTCTTTTTGGATGGATGTACTGGAGGGCTTCCGGTATATTCTCTCTTCTCCGCTCACCAAACGGTTATTTATTATGCTGTCAGTTATGGGGGTGTGCACCGGGGCTATCAATCTGTTGAACATTTATTTTGTGGTGAACGAGTTGCATTTAGACCAGAATTACTTGGCCTGGGCCAGCACCGCCGGCGGCATTGGCATGTTCGGGGGAGCGCTCGGCCTGAACCTGCTCGGGGCAAGATTCAAGAATTACATTCACATCAACATTTGGGGAGCAGGGGTCATGACCGTTGGACTACTGCTGCTTACGCTGTCCTTCGGCTCTTGGTCTATGCTGCTCAGCCGCGTCGTTATCGGGATCGGAATATCCCTGCTGAGCATCACGCTGTCAACCTTGTTAATGACTTACGTTCCAGAGCACCTGCTGGGCCGTGTCGGTTCCGTATTTGAAGGGGGGCCACTGGCGACCAATATGGTGTCTTATGTTTTTTTCGGATGGCTGTATCTGTATACCGGCGCCAGACTGATCTTTGGCATCTCCTTCATGCTGTTCTGTATGGCGTTCCTGCTGGCCCTCAGCCTACAGTCTCTAATCTCTCCGTCCCGGAGAGTCCATGCCGAGCAGCAAGAGTTTATCGGCCATTCTTAG